One Candidatus Palauibacter australiensis genomic window, CGTTGGGTCGGCAGGCCCCGCAGCCGGGGCGGCCGGGCTCAGCATCGGGAGGGCGATGAGGGGCGGGATGAGCAGCGCCGCGAGCAGGGTGAGGCAGAGCGCGTGACACAGGCGCGGCCGCTCGCTTCCGCGCGCGGCGAGCCACACCGCCGCGCCGAGCACGATCGAGATCGCGAGCTTGCTGCCGGCGATCTGCAGGGCGAGGTCCGTCATGATCCGTCCTCCAGCAGCCGGCGCAGGCGTTCCATGTCGGCGTCGGAGAGCTTCCGCTCCTCCACCAGGTGCGTGATCATCGGGACGAACGAGCCACCGGTGACCTGGTCCGCCAGGGCTTCCAGGCGACCGGCGGCGTAGGCTTCGCGGCTGACGAGCGGCGTGAAGAGGTGGGCCGCGCGGTCGCGGTCGCGATGGACGAAGCCCTTGTCTTCGAGCCGCTGCAGCAGCCGCTGGATCGTCCCGTGCATCGAGTTGGCGGCGTCGGGGTAGAGGTGTTCGCGCAGCAGGCGCGCGGTTTGAGCGCCCTTCTGCCAGAGCCGCTCCATAACCGCGAGTTCGGCGTTCGCAAGCTTCGGTACCGTCATCGACAAATGGTCTCCGTTGCGGTAAACAACGACACGTTGTCGTAGTATGCGACAGGGCGTCGTACACGTCAAGCAAGGGAGGGTTCCCTGGCGTTCCCGCGGGAACGTTTCGTCCGGCCAGTCACCCAAGTGGCGGGTTCGGACGTTCCCGCGGGAACGTCTTCAGGTTCCGGAAGGGCTTTCAGGCGGCGGTCAGTTGATGCGCTTGTCGCGGCCGGTCCATTCGCGGTCGCGGAGGACGTATTTCTGGACCTTGCCGGTGGAGGTCTTGGGGAGGGGGCCGAACTCGATCGCGTCGGGGCACTTGAAGTGGGCGATCCGGTCGCGGCAGAAGTCGATGATCTCGCGCTCCGTGGCGTCGGCTTCCGGCTTCAGCGTGACGAAGGCCTTGGGGCGCTCGCCCCATTCGTCGTGGGGGATGGCGATGACCGCGCACTCCAGTACGGCGGGGTGGCGGGCGACGGTCTGCTCGACCTCGATGGTGGAGATGTTCTCGCCGCCCGAGATGATGATGTCCTTGGCCCGGTCGCGGAGTTCCACGTAGCCGTCGGGATGCCACACTGCGAGGTCGCCCGAGTGGAACCAGCCGCCGCGGAAGGCCTCGTCGGTGGCCTCGGGCTGCGCGTAGTAGCCCTTCATGACGATGTTCCCGCGCATCACGACCTCTCCCATCGTCGCGCCGTCGCGCGGGACGTCCCTGCCCTCCTCGTCAACGACGCGCATGAGGTCGGAGGTGACGAATCCCTGGCCCTG contains:
- a CDS encoding BlaI/MecI/CopY family transcriptional regulator, which translates into the protein MTVPKLANAELAVMERLWQKGAQTARLLREHLYPDAANSMHGTIQRLLQRLEDKGFVHRDRDRAAHLFTPLVSREAYAAGRLEALADQVTGGSFVPMITHLVEERKLSDADMERLRRLLEDGS